From the Candidatus Omnitrophota bacterium genome, the window GAACGCAAAATTTACGTCAACAAACCCAATCTCAAGGAACGCAAAGAAATTTTTGAATTTTACCTCAAACGCGTGGACGTGGCCCCGGGCGAAGAGGTGGACACCGACCTTCTGGCCAGAAAGACCCTGTGGTTCTCCCCGGCGGACATCGACTACATGATCCGTGAAGCCGGTCTGTTGTCCCTGCGTGAAAAACGCGACAAGATCATCATGAAAGACCTCAACGAGGCCTACGACCGCGTGTCCTTCGGCACCAAATCCAATATCGTCCTGACCGAAAAAGAAAGGATATGGACCGCTTATCACGAGGCGGGACATGCCGTCATTGCCTATTTGAAACACCCGGCCAACGACGTCATCAAAGCGACCATCGTCCCCCACCGCGGGGCTTTGGGTTTTGTCTCTCAACGGCCCACTGAAGAACTGCATTCCACCAACCGCGAGCATTTGCTGGCCAACATCAAGGTGTCCCTGGGTTCCTATGCAGCGGAAATGATCAAGTTCGGCACCACCACCTCGGGTGTCGGCGGCGGGCCGGGCAGTGATTTTTACAACGCCATGCAGATCGCCCACAGCATGGTGTGGCGCTACGGCATGGGCAAAAGCGGGCTCATCGGCGACTTCCACGCTTTGGCCGGACGCAACGGCGAAAGTTTTGTCATCTCGGAAAAAACAAAAGAAACGCTGGATGCCGACGTGCAGGACATTTTGCAGTCCTGCCTCAAAGAAGCCACCCAGATCCTCAACGAAAAACGGGAATTGCTGGACGCATTCGCCCAGGAATTGATCAATAAAAGCGAATTGGAATATGACGATATCGAGACCATTTTCCAGAAATTCGGCCTTCAGCCCGCTTCCCGCCCGGCGGCCGCGTAAGATGCGCTGTGTTCTTCTCTTCCCCTTGCTGTGTTTATTCCTGGGCTGCACGCCCCACGCCAAAGAAATACCCCTGACGGTCACGCAAGCGCAAAAAAAACTTGAAGACAAATGCCGGGAAGAATTTGATCTGCATATCATCACCCGGAAGACAGGCAATACGTTCTGGATCTACCTCCCGCTCAATGAGCCCATTTTTGATTACGAGTCCAAAAAAGAAAATTCTTTGGGCGACGAACGCAAGACGCCCAAATTCTCCCTGCAGTACGCGGACGTCCATTTCAAAGAAGGACAATTCATCCTGGAATACGATGTGGTCACGCTCAAAAGATCCCAGCAGGAGGATTACGGATTCAGCAGCGCCTACACGGACAGTTACGTCAAAAAACAGAACAATCTTTTTACCGCCGTCTCCGATGTGTTCTTTAACGCCAGGGCCGCTGACGGCGAAAAACTCCCGGAATTCTTCATCATGGTGATCACGGACATCAAAAAAGGCATTGAGACCCGCGGCACTTTTTACCTGGAAGATTTCCAACGTTACATGACGGGCGATCTGCCCTACGATGAATACATGAAACGGTTTTTGGCGGACACCAAGGGCGGGCAAAGCATGATCGGCGACGAGACCGGCACGCACCTGGATTACAAGCCGGTCGTGATGCCGGATTTTTTAAGCAAGCAGATGGTCAACCGCATCCGGTTCAAATTCCAGCGCAGTGATTTCGCGCCGGCGGATGATTATGACAAGACCGTTGCCGCCATTGCCGCGGACACGGTCCGTTATTACGATTTTAAAGATTTTAACGGCATCCTTTTGAATAATTTAAGGCAGGACAAAAAGATCCACTACAACAGGGCGGACCTGGCGGCTTTTGGCGACGACGCGCCCGCGGCCGGGAAGCGCCCCAAGGGCAAGCTCATCCACATCCGTTTTGACAACGGCGAAGCCCATTTCGACGAAGAGCCTAAGTGAGTTTTAATTTGCCGCGGGCAAAGAGGTCAATGGCCTTGGGGTAGATCCTGTGTTCAACGCGGTGGATCTTGCGCGCCAAAGAGGCCTCGGTGTCTTTGGAGCTGACAGCCACCGCTTCCTGCAGGATGATGGCGCCCGCGTCCATTGCCTCGACGACAAAATGGACGGTCGCGCCGGTGACTTTGACACCGTACTGGAAAGCGTCGCGGATGCCATGGGTGCCTTTAAAAGCGGGCAACAGCGCGGGATGGATGTTGAGGATCTTGTTCGGGTAACTGCGGGTGAAGTGACTGCTGAAAAGACGCATATACCCGGCCAGAACGATGAAATCCACGTGATGTTCTTTGAGGCACCGCATGACCGCGCGGTCAAAGGCCTCGCGGGTCGCGAATTCCTTCGGGTTTAAATACAGCGTCGGGACCTTCGCCTTGCGGGCGCGCACCAGCGCGTAAGCGTCCGCCCGGTCGCTGATGACCAATCGCAAAGCGGCGCGGATCTTTTTAGCGCGCAGTGCGCTGATGATGGCCTGCAAATTCCCCCCGTTGCCGGAAGCGAACACCGCGAAATTCATCTAATCATCCTTGTATGTGATCAAACCGATGATGCCGATGACTAAGAATATAGCACCAACAGCGGATAAAATCCACACGCGGCTGACATACTCGGCGGCGTAGGCGCTGGCGAGCATGGCCAGCAAAAACGCCGCGTGGATGACGAATTCCAGGGCGCTGAAGACCTTGCCGCTCATTTGCTCGCTGCACACCGTATGCACCACGGTGTTGGCGGCGATCACAGTCGGTCCGACGACAAAGCCCAGTCCAAACGCCAGGGCCGCGGCCAAAGCCCGGTTATGGGTCGTATGCGCCATGAGCGCGAAGAGCGCCACCATGAGCCCGCCGAAGACCATGGACCAGAACATGGCCTTCCATTTGGAAATCGCCCCTCCCCACTTGCTGTAGAGCATGCTGCCGAAAAAAAGCCCCGCGCCTAAAGGAACGGCCAAAAACCCAAGGTCACGGGTCACGCTGTGAAACGCCTGCTGGATAAAAACGATGAGGACGACATACACCGCGCCCGCGGCCGCGAAGAGCACTGACATCATCACAAAAATGAACCGGATCTTTTTTTGACCCCGGATATAGGCAATGCCTTCGTCAATTTCCGCCAGCACGGTCTTGTGCACACCCAGCATCTGGCGTCCGGCGGTCAGCATCTTGTGTGTATCAAAACCCGTCCGTAATTTTCTGACGGCCGGCATGGAAAAAACCAGGAGCCCGGAGAAGAAAAATGTCGCGGCATCCCAGAAGAAACCGCCCCGGGCGCCGTATTTCTCAACGATAATGCCGCCGAACAGCGCGCCGAAGACCAAAGCCGCCATGCCCGTGACCGTGACCAAAGAATTGGCGATGTGCAGGTCCCTTGTTTTGACCATTTGCGGGATAAAGGACATTTTCGCCGGTACATAAAAACGGCTGAACGCAAAGATCAAAAAAACGACGGCGTAGATGGGCAGGATCGAAGACAGGTTGATCAGGTAAAACGCGATGCCCAAAACCAGCAAGCCGCGGATGAAATCGCAGGCAAACAGCGTCCTGCGTCTGTCCCAGCGGTCCACATAGACACCGGCCACGGGACCGATGACAAAAACCGGGATGATGGTGAAGGCCAGGATCTTGGCCAGTTCGAACGGTGAATCAGGATGGCGGGCCGCGATCAGCCCGACGAGCGCCATCTGGTTGACGCGGTCGCCGAATTGCGAGACCAGCTGTGCCAGCCAGAAACGCAAAAACGGCCAATTGTCCCTATTTTTGAGAAAGGTCAGCATGTTTTAAAAGCGCCTGCGCGGCGCGGCGGTTATCGTTCAAAAAATCCTTGA encodes:
- a CDS encoding AAA family ATPase; the encoded protein is MLRKFLIFMQLYWIRLVIIGIALTMILWMLQFMFVSNANYDQLESFSRRNISAQMGQSLIMFIFVTLIQVPLSFGFYYWLMSGGAAGKMGSLDLNKVKVNVKMADVIGMDEPKREAWELVKLLKDRVMVKKIGGKIVKGTIMFGPPGCGKTYLAKAIATEAGLPFLSAVGSEFVGMFVGQGAARMKSLFKQARTLANMEGGCIIFIDEIDSFARPRMQDTGWGGVTSHNATINQFLTELDGLRKTENNIVAIAATNVEETDLDEAVLRAGRFERKIYVNKPNLKERKEIFEFYLKRVDVAPGEEVDTDLLARKTLWFSPADIDYMIREAGLLSLREKRDKIIMKDLNEAYDRVSFGTKSNIVLTEKERIWTAYHEAGHAVIAYLKHPANDVIKATIVPHRGALGFVSQRPTEELHSTNREHLLANIKVSLGSYAAEMIKFGTTTSGVGGGPGSDFYNAMQIAHSMVWRYGMGKSGLIGDFHALAGRNGESFVISEKTKETLDADVQDILQSCLKEATQILNEKRELLDAFAQELINKSELEYDDIETIFQKFGLQPASRPAAA
- the purN gene encoding phosphoribosylglycinamide formyltransferase; amino-acid sequence: MNFAVFASGNGGNLQAIISALRAKKIRAALRLVISDRADAYALVRARKAKVPTLYLNPKEFATREAFDRAVMRCLKEHHVDFIVLAGYMRLFSSHFTRSYPNKILNIHPALLPAFKGTHGIRDAFQYGVKVTGATVHFVVEAMDAGAIILQEAVAVSSKDTEASLARKIHRVEHRIYPKAIDLFARGKLKLT
- a CDS encoding MFS transporter → MLTFLKNRDNWPFLRFWLAQLVSQFGDRVNQMALVGLIAARHPDSPFELAKILAFTIIPVFVIGPVAGVYVDRWDRRRTLFACDFIRGLLVLGIAFYLINLSSILPIYAVVFLIFAFSRFYVPAKMSFIPQMVKTRDLHIANSLVTVTGMAALVFGALFGGIIVEKYGARGGFFWDAATFFFSGLLVFSMPAVRKLRTGFDTHKMLTAGRQMLGVHKTVLAEIDEGIAYIRGQKKIRFIFVMMSVLFAAAGAVYVVLIVFIQQAFHSVTRDLGFLAVPLGAGLFFGSMLYSKWGGAISKWKAMFWSMVFGGLMVALFALMAHTTHNRALAAALAFGLGFVVGPTVIAANTVVHTVCSEQMSGKVFSALEFVIHAAFLLAMLASAYAAEYVSRVWILSAVGAIFLVIGIIGLITYKDD